In Sphingobium amiense, the genomic window CCTGAACGGCACCGCGATCACGGCCGAGGACCTCTCCGATGTTGTCGAAGGTCTTGGCGAACTCGACATTATCAGCGTCGATGATTTGGACGGCGTTGACATTAACGGCACCACGATCAGCGCGACCAACGGCTCCGTCGCTAAGCTGCGCCAGCTCGCCGTGATGGCGAATGTCACCTACGATATTCCGCTCGGCGGCAACACGTTCAAGCCCTATGTCGGCGTGGGCCTCGGCGCGGTCGGCTCACACCTCAAGGCGCTGGGCGAGGATGACGGCTCGGTTCGCTTCGCATGGCAGCTCCGCGCCGGTGCAGCCGTGAAGGTGACGAAGGGCATCGATCTGACCGCCGATTACACCTATCGTCAGACCGGCAGCGGCAAGCTGAACTTCGGGGACGAGGACGTGGAATATCGCCTCGGTAAAACCAAGGCTTCGCTGTTTCAGGTCGGTCTGCGCTTTACGCTCTGATCCGCGACCCTCTCAAATCGCGATAAGTGAGAAACCCTCCTGCTCTGCGGGAGGGTTTTTTCTTGGCTATACGATC contains:
- a CDS encoding outer membrane beta-barrel protein yields the protein MFRVYLGGLLMKKIITCAVLASAALATPAFAQDEADKGMYFQLRTGVADLNNPDFAIIDTWSEPNNRLDTKLNTKSAATFGGELGYDFGGVRVGLELAYQRNKVKGITLKSLNGTAITAEDLSDVVEGLGELDIISVDDLDGVDINGTTISATNGSVAKLRQLAVMANVTYDIPLGGNTFKPYVGVGLGAVGSHLKALGEDDGSVRFAWQLRAGAAVKVTKGIDLTADYTYRQTGSGKLNFGDEDVEYRLGKTKASLFQVGLRFTL